In one window of Cytophagaceae bacterium ABcell3 DNA:
- a CDS encoding MFS transporter, translating into MKEVQLGLRENWRQFALLVVINGFVGGMVGLERSILPQIAEVEFHIAARTAILSFIVVFGIVKATTNYFTGALANKFGRKNLLISGWIIGIPVPFILMYAPDWNWIVAANILLGINQGLTWSSTVVMKIDLVGEKNRGLAMGLNEFAGYIAVALIGFLTGWIASEYGLRPYPFYLGIGLVFAGLILSWLFVQDTYHHTTKEGETNTIPKLKNIFRDTTLTNRNLSSVTQAGLINNLNDGMAWGIFPIMLATKGFSLEQIGIVIAVYPAVWGFGQIFTGKMADKFNKKDMLFTGMLLQAIALIFLIWSKDMWHYVTLSAILGWGTAMVYPTFLATVAENTHPQDRAKSIGVFRLWRDLGYAIGAILSGIIADLISINASIIFIGFLTLVSSLIILFRMNYAKDGSVKILDWISGKSATI; encoded by the coding sequence GGTTGGGTTGGAAAGGTCAATCCTTCCACAAATTGCAGAAGTAGAATTTCATATTGCTGCACGAACAGCCATTCTTTCATTTATTGTAGTATTTGGAATAGTAAAAGCCACCACAAATTATTTTACGGGAGCCCTTGCTAATAAATTCGGTAGAAAGAATCTATTGATTTCCGGATGGATAATAGGAATTCCCGTTCCATTTATATTAATGTATGCCCCGGATTGGAATTGGATTGTTGCAGCTAACATTCTCTTAGGTATAAATCAAGGTTTGACATGGTCTAGCACAGTCGTAATGAAAATAGATTTAGTGGGTGAAAAGAATAGGGGTCTTGCAATGGGGTTGAACGAATTTGCCGGTTATATAGCTGTTGCATTAATTGGTTTTTTGACGGGTTGGATTGCAAGCGAATATGGACTTAGGCCTTATCCTTTCTATTTAGGAATAGGATTAGTCTTTGCAGGATTGATATTGAGTTGGCTGTTTGTACAAGATACTTATCATCATACCACTAAGGAAGGTGAAACCAATACCATTCCAAAACTTAAGAATATCTTCCGAGATACTACTTTAACTAACAGGAATTTAAGTTCAGTAACTCAAGCTGGTTTAATTAATAATCTTAATGATGGTATGGCTTGGGGAATATTCCCTATTATGTTAGCAACAAAAGGTTTTAGTTTAGAACAAATAGGGATTGTCATCGCCGTATATCCCGCTGTTTGGGGGTTTGGTCAAATATTTACGGGTAAAATGGCAGACAAATTCAATAAAAAGGATATGTTGTTTACGGGAATGCTTTTACAAGCAATAGCACTCATTTTTCTTATATGGTCAAAAGATATGTGGCATTATGTTACTTTATCAGCTATTTTAGGATGGGGAACTGCCATGGTTTATCCAACATTTTTGGCTACTGTTGCTGAAAATACTCATCCGCAAGACAGAGCAAAGAGCATTGGAGTTTTTAGATTATGGAGAGATTTAGGATATGCAATTGGAGCAATATTATCCGGAATCATTGCTGACCTTATCAGTATAAATGCGTCAATTATATTTATTGGTTTTTTGACTTTGGTTTCCTCTTTGATCATACTTTTCAGAATGAACTATGCTAAGGACGGATCCGTAAAAATCTTGGATTGGATTTCTGGAAAGTCTGCTACAATTTAA